The Cellulomonas shaoxiangyii sequence GCGGCGCCCATCCCGCAGTGGGCGCCGGGGGAGAACGTGTCGAGCAACTGGGGCGGCTCGACCGACGCCGTCCTGACGACGACGCAGAACCCGGTCGCGGCGGCCGAGCTGGCCCGGTGGATCAACACCGAGGAGGAGCCCGCCGTGCGGCTCGCGACCGAGCAGTTCCTGTTCCCCGCCTACGACCCGGTCCTCACCCACCCGGACTTCGTCGGGCAGGAGGCCGAGTTCTACGGCGGGCAGCGGGTCAACCAGGTGTTCGCCGAGATCACCGGGACGGTGAGCAGCGACTTCGGCTGGCTGCCGTTCACGGACTACGTGTACGCGTCCTACAACGAGACCGTCGGCGCGGCCATCGCCGACCGCGACCCGCTGGCGCCGGCCGTCGAGGCGTGGGCCGCTGACCTCGTCGCCTACGCGCAGGAGCAGGGCTTCACCGTGGAGTGAGCGCGGCGGCCGGTGACCGCGCCCGCGCGGACGCACCGCCCCGACCCGACAGGAGGCGGACGACGATGTCCACGAGCACCACAGCGGCGCCCCCGGGCGTCCACCGGCCGGACCCGGTCCGGCCGCGGCGGCGCACGCTGCGCCGGCCCGAGATGATCGCGGCGTACCTGTTCGTCGCACCCTTCTTCGTCGTCTTCCTCGCGATGGTCGTCGCGCCCCTGGTGTACTCCGGCTACCTCTCCCTGTTCCGCGAGCAGCTGGTCGGCCGGACCGTCTGGGTGGGGCTCGGCAACTACGCCGACGCGCTCGCCGATCCCGAGTTCCTCGGCGGCGTGCTGCGGGTGCTGCGGTTCTTCGCGATCCAGGTGCCCGTGATGCTCGGCCTGGCCGTGCTCTTCGCGCTGGTGCTCGACAGCGGGCGGCTGCGCCTGCAGCGCTTCGTCCGGCTGTCGATCTTCGTGCCCTACGCGGTGCCCAGCGTCATCGCCGCGCTCATGTGGGGGTACCTCTACGGGCCCGACTTCGGCCCGTTCGCCCAGCTCGCGGAGGCGGTGGGGGCGTCGGCGCCGCAGTTCCTGTCCGACCGGTGGGCGCTCGCGTCGATCGCCAACATCGTCACCTGGGGCTTCGTCGGCTACAACATGATCATCCTGTACGCGGCGCTGCGGTCGGTGCCGACCGAGCTCTACGAGGCCGCGCGCATCGACGGCGCGAACGAGGCCCGCATCGCGTGGTCGGTCAAGCTGCCGACGATCCGCCCGGCGCTGCTGCTCACCCTGATCTTCTCGGTGATCGGGTCGCTGCAGCTGTTCAACGAGCCGAACCTGCTGCGCAACCTCGCACCGAACGTCATCGGGGCGGCCTACACGCCGAACCTCTACGCGTACAACCTCGCGTTCGTGAACCAGGAGATCAACTACTCCGCGGCGATCGCGTTCCTGCTCGGCCTCGTCATCATGATCGTGTCGTACGTGGTGCAGCTGGGCTCGCAGCGACGGGAGCGCCGCTCATGACCACCCAGCCCCTGGCCGCGCGCCCCGCGGCGGGCACCGACGTCACGGACCCGCCCGTCGACGCACCCCGTCCCGGCCGCCGGCGCCGCGGCGCGTCCGGCGGACCCAGCACGGTGCTGACCGTCGGGATGCTCGTGTGCGTCGCGTACTTCCTGCTGCCGCTCGTGTGGGTCGTCGTCGCGTCGACCAAGTCGAACGCGGACCTGTTCTCCACGTTCGGGCTGTGGTTCGCCGACGACCTCCAGCTCGTGGCGAACCTGCGCGACGTGTTCACCGCACAGGACGGTGTGTTCGTCCTGTGGCTGCGCAACAGCGTCGTCTACGCCGTCGTGAGCGCCGCGGGCGCCGCGGTGCTCGCGACGCTCGCGGGGTACGCGTTCGCCAAGCTGCGCTTCCCCGGCGGGAACGTGCTGTTCTCGGTCGTCCTCGGCGCCGTGATGATCCCGACGACCGCCCTGGCGATCCCGACCTACCTGCTGTTCGCCGAGGCCGGCATGACGAACACCGCGTGGGCGGTGATCGTCCCGTCGCTGGTCAGCCCGTTCGGGGTGTACCTCATGCGGGTCTACGCCGAGGGGGCGGTGCCGGACTCGCTGCTCGAGGCGGCCCGCGTCGACGGCGCCGGGGAGACGCGCATCCTCGTGCGCGTCGTGCTGCGCCTGCTCGCACCCGGCGTCGTCACGGTCCTGCTGTTCCAGCTCGTCGCGACCTGGAACAACTACTTCCTGCCGCTGATCATGCTCAACAGCGCCGACCTGTACCCCCTCACGGTGGGCCTCGCGCAGTGGCAGGCCACGTCGGCGGCGGGGTCGGGTTCGCAGGCGCTCTTCTCGACCGTGATCACCGGGTCGCTCGTGTCGATCATCCCGCTCGTGGTCGCGTTCCTGTTCCTCCAGCGGTACTGGCAGTCGGGCCTCGCGACCGGCGGGGTGAAGCAGTGACGCACGGACGACCCGCAGCACCGACGAGAGGACCCGCGACGTGCCCACCCTTCCCCGGCCCGTGCTCTTCGGGGCGGCGTACTACCACGAGTACCAGCCGTCCCCCCGGCTCGAGCAGGACCTCGACCTGATGGCCGAGGCGGGCTTCTCCGTCATCCGCGTCGGGGAGTCCGTGTGGTCGACGTGGGAGCCCGAGGACGGGGTCCTCGACCTCGACTGGCTGCAGCCGGTCGTGGACGGCGCCCACGCGCGCGGGATCGCGACGGTCCTCGGCACGCCGACGTACGCCGTGCCGCCGTGGCTCGCGCGCAAGCACCCGGAGATCGCGGGGGAGAGCGCCACGGGGCGCCGCATCCCGTGGGGCGCGCGGCAGGAGGTCGACCTCACGCACCCGGCGTTCCGCTTCCACGCCGAGCGCGTGATCCGGGCCGTCGTCGGGCGGTACGCCGACCACCCCGGGGTCGTCGGGTTCCAGGTCGACAACGAGCCCGGCCTGCACCTGCTGCACAACCGGGGGGTGTTCCAGTCGTTCGTCGACCACCTGCGCCACACGTACGGCGACGTCGCCACGCTGAACCGCGAGTGGGGGCTCACCTACTGGTCGCACCGCCTGTCGACGTGGGGCGACCTGTGGACGCCCGACGGCAACAGCGCCCCGCAGTACGACCTCGCGTGGCGCCGGTTCCAGGCCCGGCTCGTGAGCGAGTTCATCGCGTGGCAGGCGCAGGTCGTGCGCGAGTACGCGCGGGACGACCAGTTCGTCACCACGTGCCTGGCGTACTCCCGTCCCGCCGTCGACGACCCCGACCTCACGGCGTCGCTCGACGTCACCGCGGGCAACCCGTACTACGCGATGCAGGACGCGCTCGCGCTGCCGTGGACGCCCGGGTCGCCGCAGGGGTGGACGACGTCCGGCACGTGGAGCGTCGTGCACAGCGCGGACCGCATGTACTCCTCCAAGCAGGCGCCGTTCCTCGTCACGGAGACCAACGCCGGGGCGATCGGCGGCCCGGCGGCGAACTTCCCCGCCTACGACGGGCAGTGGCGGCAGGTCGCGTGGGCCATGGTGGCGCGCGGTGCCCGGATGATCGAGTACTGGCACTGGCACACGCTGCACCACGGGGCGGAGACGTACTGGGTCGGGGTCCTCCCGCACGACCAGCAGCCGGGCCGCGTCTACGACCAGCTCGCGGCGCTCGGCGCCGAGCTGCGCGCGGCCGGCGACGCGGTCGCGGGGCTCGTGCCCGACGCCGGCGTCGGCCTGCTGTGGTCCAACGCGTCGAAGTGGGCGCTGACCTTCCAGCCGTCGCTCGCCGACGGTGCGGAGCCCGACCCGCGCACGTACGAGCACGTGGTCGAGGCGTTCGCGCGCGGTGCCTTCGACGCGGGCGTGGGGGTGCGGATCCTGCACGACGTGCAGGTGACCGGCGAGGTGCCGCCCGGCGGCGACGGCCGGGTGCGCGGTGCGTCGGACGCGGCCGGGGGCCTGGACCCCGCGCAGGTCGCGCGTGAGCTGCCCGTGCTGCTCGTGCCGGCGCTCTACGTGGCGACCGACGCGCTGCTGGACTGGCTCGGGGCGTACGCCGCGGCGGGCGGGCACCTCGTGCTCGGGCCCCGCACCGCGTACGCCGACCACGAGGCCCGGGCCCGGCTCGAGCGCAAGCCCGCGCGCCTGGCCGACGCCGCGGGCGTCGGCTACCAGGAGCTCACGAACCTGTCGGCACCGGTGCCCGTGCGGGCGACGGGGGACACCGGCCGGGACGGCCGGGGGGACCGTCCGGCGGACGGCCTGGTGCTCCCGCCCGGCGCGTGCGCGACCGGCTGGGTCGACGGGCTGCAGGCCGGTGGGCGGGCGCGCGTGCTCGTCGAGTACGAGCACCCCCACCTGGCCCGCTGGCCCGCGGTGACCACCGCCGGGCACGGTCGCGGCCGGGTCACCACGGTGGGTACCGTGCCGGACGCCGTGCTCGCCCGCGCGCTGCTGACGTGGCTGGCCCCGGCGGACGACGACTGGCGGCGCGCCGTGCGCCAGCCGGTGACCGTCCTGTCGGGGAAGTCGGCCGCGGGCCGGCGCGTGCGGTTCGTGCACAACTGGTCGTGGGAGCCGACGGCTCTCGCGGCCCCCGTCGCGGTGACCGACGCGTTGTCGGGGGCTGCCGTCGGCGCGGGCGAGCCGGTCGAGCTCGGGGCGTGGGACGTGCGGGTGCTCGTGGAGGTCTGACGGGCGGGAGGGAGGCGGACGTGCGGGTGGCGGTGCGGGTGCGGCCCGGTGCGTCGCGCACGCGCGTCGGCGGCACGTACGGCGACCGGCTCGTCGTCGCGGTGACTGCGCGCGCCGTCGACGGTGCGGCGACCGCGGCGACGCTGCGGGCCGTCGCGGACGCGCTCGGCGTCCGGGCGCGGCACGTCGCGCTCGTGGCGGGCGCGACCAGCCGGGACAAGGTGCTCGAGGTCGAGGACACCGCGGTGACGCCCGACGTGCTGGCGCGGCTCGAGGCGGTGCGCGCGGGCTGAGGCGGGAACGGGCGCGGCCTCAGCGGCGCCCCCGCATCGCGTCGCGCAGGACCCCGAACACGTCGGTGTTGTCCTGCGACCGGGCCAGCCGGTCCGCACCCGGTCCCTCGGCGGTGAGCGGTGTCGACGCGCCCGTGTGCCCGCCGGTGGTCCAGTCCACCGTGAACTGCAGGTCGCTGCCGGCGACCGGGAACGGCCCGTCCTCGAGGCTGCGCGCCACCGCGGGGTCGGTGCTCGCGGGGTCGCCGGACTCGTCCTCCGGGTCGACGTTCTCGACCGCGAGGCCCCCGGTCTCGTGGTCGCCCACGACGACGACCAGCGTGCCGCGGTGGCGGGCCGCGAAGTCGCGCACGACGGCGACGGTCTCGTCGAACGCCTGCCCCGCCTGGAGCGTGCGCGGGGCGTTGTTGTTGTGCGCGAACTCGTCGATCGCCTCCTCCTCGACGAGGAGGAAGAAGCCGTGGCGGTCGTCGGAGAGCACGTCGAGCGCCTTGCGCGTCATGGTCGCGAGCGGGACGACGGGCGCGTACTCGTCGCCCTGCCCCTCGGGCGCCTGCTCGAACATCTCCTCGTTCGCGAACAGCCCGAGGATCCGGTCCGACCGCGTGGCGGCGAGCTCGTCGGCCGTCGTGACGTAGTCGTACCCGATGGCCTCCGCGCGCTCGACGAGGTTCCCGTGCCTGCCCTGGCTGACCTCCGGCCGGGGGTCGTCCGGGTCGTCCGGGTACGCGCCCTCGTCGCCCGCCGGGTACCACCAGTCCTCGCCGCCGCCGAGGACGACGTCCGGTCGGGTGTCGTCCAGGTACTGGCGGGCGATCTCGCTCTGGTCGGCGCGGTCCGGCACGTGCGCCCCGAAGGCTGCCGGCGTGGCGTCGGTGACCTGCGCGGTCGTGACGAGCCCCGTCGCCTTGCGCTGCCGCTGCGCGAGCTCGAGGAGCGTCGGCACGGGCCTGCCGTCGACGTCGACGGACACCGCGCCGTTGTACGTGCGCACGCCGGTGGCGAACGCGGTGGCGCCGGCAGCGGAGTCCGTGACGGCCTCGTCGGGGTCCGCCGAGTCGGTCCGGGTCCAGCCCGCGTACCGCAGGCCGTCCATCGCCAGCTCGCCGTCCTGCCCCACGGTCGCGAGCCGGATCGCGTCGCGCGCCGCGATGCTGAGCCCGTCCCCGACCAGCAGGACGACGTTGCGCGCGGCCGGCCCGGCGCCGCCGCGCCCGTGCTCCGGCTCGCTCCCGCCGGGCCGCCCGGTGTCGGTCAGCCCCGCCGCCCCGAGGCCGAGCGTGAGCGCGAGCGCCCCGCCGGCCGCGATCCTTCCTCGTCGTACGTCGCGCACGTGCATCTGCCGCCCCCGTCGTCGAACTCCGTCGTTCACCGTGACGTCGGCCGGGCCCCGCGGGGTCCGCTGCCCCCCATGCTCGGCCGGACCCGGGCCGGCCCGCAAGGCCCCGGGCGGGCCCGTCCGGCCGCTCGCGTCGTCCGGATCGGCCGAGTTGCCGGGTGTGCTTGCTGAAAGTTGATGCAAGCGGTTACCGTCGCGGGACTGCCCACCTTCCGGCACGACGTCGTGCCGTGACGAAGGAGTCCCCGATGGTCGGCGTCCCCGCGCGTCCTGGCTCGTCCCTGCCCTCCCGCCGGTCCCGACCGGCGTCCTGGCCTCCTCCCCGCCCCGGCCGCCGGCTGTCGGCTGCCGTGACGGCACTCGCGGTCGGCACGGTCGGCGCCGTCGCGGCGCTCGCGCCGACCGCCGCGACGGCGGCCCCCGGCGGCGCCGCGCTCGTCGGCAGCCTGCAGAGCGAGCTCGGCTGCGCCGCGGACTGGGACCCGGCCTGCGCCGCGACCGAGCTCGCGGCCACGGACGTGCCGGGCCGGTACGCCGCCACCTTCACGGTCCCGGCGGGCAGCTGGGAGTGGAAGGTCGCGCTCGACGACGCCTGGGACGCCGCCTACGGCGCGGACGGCGGCGCGGCGAACACCCCGCTCGTCGTCGCCGGCCCGGCCGAGCTGACGTTCACCTACGACGACGCGAGCCACCGCACGGCCGTGACCGTGGCCGGCCTGCGCGCCGGCTACACCGACGCGGACGCCGACCTGGTGGCCGAGCCCGCACGCGACGCGGGCGCGGGCGAGCAGTTCTACTTCGTCATGACCGACCGGTTCGCGAACGCGGACCCGTCGAACGACACCGGCGGCCTGACGGGCGACCGGCTCACGACCGGGCTCGACCCGACCGACAAGGGCTTCTTCCACGGCGGCGACCTGGCCGGCCTGCGCGAGCGGCTCGACTACGTCGAGGGTCTGGGCACGACCGCGATCTGGCTGACCCCGTCGTTCCTCAACCGCCCGGTGCAGGGCGAGGGCGCGAACGCGTCGGCCGGCTACCACGGCTACTGGGTCACCGACTTCACGCAGATCGACCCGCACCTGGGCACGAACGCGGAGCTGAAGGCGCTGATCGACGACGCGCACGCGCGCGGCATCGACGTCTACTTCGACATCATCACCAACCACACCGCCGACGTCATCGACTACGCGGAGCAGGAGTACTCCTACGTCGAGCAGTCCGCGGAGCCGTACCGCGACGCGGCGGGCGAGGCGTTCGACCCCGCGGAATTCGCGGGCACCGGCGACTTCCCGGCGCTCGACCCGGCGACGTCGTTCCCGTACACGCCGGTGGTCGACCCGGCCGACGCGGACCTCAAGGTCCCCGGCTGGCTCAACGACCCGACGCTCTACCACAACCGGGGGAACTCGACGTGGACGGGTGAGTCCGTCACGTACGGCGACTTCGACGGCCTCGACGACCTCATGACCGAGCACCCCGACGTCGTCGAGGGCTTCGTCGACGTCTACGAGGCGTGGGTCGACCTCGGCATCGACGGGTTCCGCATCGACACGGTCAAGCACGTGGACGGGGAGTTCTGGGAGACCTTCACCGCCGGGATCGCGGAGCACGCGGCGTCGGTCGGCAACCCCGAGTTCTTCATGTTCGGCGAGGTCTACGACGCGGACTCCGCCAAGACGGCGCCGTACGTGCGCGACACGGACATGAACGCCGTCCTCGACTTCTCGTTCCAGGCCGCCGCCGCCAACTACGCCAAGGGCCTGTCCGCCGCCGGGCTGCAGGCGCTGTACGCGAGCGACGACCGCTACACGACGCCCACGAGCAACGCGCAGGCGCTGCCGACGTTCCTCGGCAACCACGACATGGGCCGCATCGGGTACGCCGTCAAGGACGCGGGCAGCGCGCAGGACCGCTCGGGCCTGGCGCACAGCCTCATGTACCTGACCCGCGGGCAGCCGGTCGTCTACTACGGCGACGAGCAGGGCTTCGTCGGCGCGGGCACGCTCGGCGGCAAGGACAAGGACGCCCGCCAGTCGCTGTTCGCCACGCAGGTCGGCGAGTACGCGGACCAGGCGCTGCTCGACGGGACGACCGCCGGGTCGGTCGACCGGTTCGGCACGGACACCGCGCTCTACGGGCACATCGCACGCCTCGCGCGGCTGCGCGCCGAGACGCCCGCGCTCACCGAGGGCGCGCAGCTGGAGCGGTACGCCGAGGGTGCGGTGTACGCGTTCTCCCGCGTGGGTGACGACGACGTCGAGCACCTCGTGGCGACCAACAACGCCACCGCCCCGGCGACGGTCACGGTCGACACGCTGACGCCGGGCGCGACGTTCACGCCGCTGCTCGCCACGACCGGCACCGCCACGGCCGACGCACCGCCGGTGACGGCGGGCGGCGACGGCACGGTGCAGCTCACCGTCCCGGCACTCGGCGCGGTGGTCCTGCGCGCCGACGGCCCGGTCGCCGCCGGTGACGGCGCGATCACCGTGACCGCGCCCGGCGCCGGCGCCGCGGTCGCCGGCTCCGCCCCGGTCTCCGCGGACGTCGCGGACGACGTGCTGGCGACGACGTCCTTCGCCTACCGCGTCGTCGGCTCCGACGACTGGACGCCCCTCGGCACCGCCGAGACCACCACGCCGCGCGTGTTCCACGACGTCGACGACCTGGCGCCCGGCACCCTCGTCGAGTACCGCGCCGTGCGCGAGGACGCCGCGGGCGACCGCAGCGCCGCGTCCACGTACGCGAGCGTCGGCGTGGCCGTCGACGGCGTCGTGCCGCCGACGGGGCCGACCGACCTCGTCGTCACGGTCCCCGGCAGCCACAACGCCGCGATGGGCTGCGCGGGCGACTGGCAGCCGGACTGCGAGGCGGCGCGCCTCGAGCAGGTGGCCGGCACGGTCTACGCCGGCACGTTCACGCTGCCGCCGGGCTCCTACGAGTACAAGGTCGCGATCGGCGGCACGTGGGACGAGAGCTACGGCACCCCCGACGGCGGCAACATCACGTACACCGTGGCGGGCGACGCGCCGCAGCAGGTCACGTTCGTCTACGACCACGCCACGCACCAGGTGACGTCGTCGGCGCAGGGCCCGCTGCTCACGCTGCCGGGCAGCGCGCAGAGCGAGCTCGGCTGCGCCGCCGACTGGGACCCCGCGTGCCTGGCCGCCGTGCTCATCGACGGCGACGGCGACGGCACGGCGACGTTCACGGCGCAGGACCTGCCGGCCGGCACCTACGAGGTGAAGGTCGCGCACGGGCTGTCGTGGGCCGAGAACTACGGAGCGGGCGGCGCCCCCGGCGGCGCGAACATCGCCTTCTCCGCGCCCGGCGGCGAGCCCGTGACGTTCACGTACGACCTGGCGACGCACGTGCTCGAGATCGGCACGCAGGACCCGGCGCTGCCGGGGACCGGCCAGTCCGCCGCCCACTGGGTGGAGCAGGACCTGCTCGCGTGGCCCGCGTCGTTCGTCGCGGCGGGCACGGACCCCGCCGACCTCGCGTTCACGCTGCACGGCTCCGCCGACGGCTCGCTCGAGGTGGTCGACGGCGAGGTGACCGGCGGCGAGGCGCACGCGCTCGCGGTCGACCCCGACGGGCTGGGCGCGGACGTGCTCGCACGCTTCCCGGCCCTCGAGGGCCACCTGGCCCTGCGGCTCGAGGACGCGGACCGCGCGACGGTCGAGCGGCTGCTCACGGGCGAGCTGCTCGTGCGCCAGGCGGCGGCAGACGGCACCGCGCAGGCGGTCACCGGGGTGCAGGTGCCCGGTGTCCTCGACGACCTCTACGCCGACGCGGCGGCCGA is a genomic window containing:
- a CDS encoding beta-galactosidase: MPTLPRPVLFGAAYYHEYQPSPRLEQDLDLMAEAGFSVIRVGESVWSTWEPEDGVLDLDWLQPVVDGAHARGIATVLGTPTYAVPPWLARKHPEIAGESATGRRIPWGARQEVDLTHPAFRFHAERVIRAVVGRYADHPGVVGFQVDNEPGLHLLHNRGVFQSFVDHLRHTYGDVATLNREWGLTYWSHRLSTWGDLWTPDGNSAPQYDLAWRRFQARLVSEFIAWQAQVVREYARDDQFVTTCLAYSRPAVDDPDLTASLDVTAGNPYYAMQDALALPWTPGSPQGWTTSGTWSVVHSADRMYSSKQAPFLVTETNAGAIGGPAANFPAYDGQWRQVAWAMVARGARMIEYWHWHTLHHGAETYWVGVLPHDQQPGRVYDQLAALGAELRAAGDAVAGLVPDAGVGLLWSNASKWALTFQPSLADGAEPDPRTYEHVVEAFARGAFDAGVGVRILHDVQVTGEVPPGGDGRVRGASDAAGGLDPAQVARELPVLLVPALYVATDALLDWLGAYAAAGGHLVLGPRTAYADHEARARLERKPARLADAAGVGYQELTNLSAPVPVRATGDTGRDGRGDRPADGLVLPPGACATGWVDGLQAGGRARVLVEYEHPHLARWPAVTTAGHGRGRVTTVGTVPDAVLARALLTWLAPADDDWRRAVRQPVTVLSGKSAAGRRVRFVHNWSWEPTALAAPVAVTDALSGAAVGAGEPVELGAWDVRVLVEV
- a CDS encoding alkaline phosphatase, translated to MHVRDVRRGRIAAGGALALTLGLGAAGLTDTGRPGGSEPEHGRGGAGPAARNVVLLVGDGLSIAARDAIRLATVGQDGELAMDGLRYAGWTRTDSADPDEAVTDSAAGATAFATGVRTYNGAVSVDVDGRPVPTLLELAQRQRKATGLVTTAQVTDATPAAFGAHVPDRADQSEIARQYLDDTRPDVVLGGGEDWWYPAGDEGAYPDDPDDPRPEVSQGRHGNLVERAEAIGYDYVTTADELAATRSDRILGLFANEEMFEQAPEGQGDEYAPVVPLATMTRKALDVLSDDRHGFFLLVEEEAIDEFAHNNNAPRTLQAGQAFDETVAVVRDFAARHRGTLVVVVGDHETGGLAVENVDPEDESGDPASTDPAVARSLEDGPFPVAGSDLQFTVDWTTGGHTGASTPLTAEGPGADRLARSQDNTDVFGVLRDAMRGRR
- a CDS encoding carbohydrate ABC transporter permease, translating into MTTQPLAARPAAGTDVTDPPVDAPRPGRRRRGASGGPSTVLTVGMLVCVAYFLLPLVWVVVASTKSNADLFSTFGLWFADDLQLVANLRDVFTAQDGVFVLWLRNSVVYAVVSAAGAAVLATLAGYAFAKLRFPGGNVLFSVVLGAVMIPTTALAIPTYLLFAEAGMTNTAWAVIVPSLVSPFGVYLMRVYAEGAVPDSLLEAARVDGAGETRILVRVVLRLLAPGVVTVLLFQLVATWNNYFLPLIMLNSADLYPLTVGLAQWQATSAAGSGSQALFSTVITGSLVSIIPLVVAFLFLQRYWQSGLATGGVKQ
- a CDS encoding DUF167 domain-containing protein — translated: MRVAVRVRPGASRTRVGGTYGDRLVVAVTARAVDGAATAATLRAVADALGVRARHVALVAGATSRDKVLEVEDTAVTPDVLARLEAVRAG
- a CDS encoding carbohydrate ABC transporter permease, yielding MSTSTTAAPPGVHRPDPVRPRRRTLRRPEMIAAYLFVAPFFVVFLAMVVAPLVYSGYLSLFREQLVGRTVWVGLGNYADALADPEFLGGVLRVLRFFAIQVPVMLGLAVLFALVLDSGRLRLQRFVRLSIFVPYAVPSVIAALMWGYLYGPDFGPFAQLAEAVGASAPQFLSDRWALASIANIVTWGFVGYNMIILYAALRSVPTELYEAARIDGANEARIAWSVKLPTIRPALLLTLIFSVIGSLQLFNEPNLLRNLAPNVIGAAYTPNLYAYNLAFVNQEINYSAAIAFLLGLVIMIVSYVVQLGSQRRERRS
- the pulA gene encoding pullulanase-type alpha-1,6-glucosidase, yielding MVGVPARPGSSLPSRRSRPASWPPPRPGRRLSAAVTALAVGTVGAVAALAPTAATAAPGGAALVGSLQSELGCAADWDPACAATELAATDVPGRYAATFTVPAGSWEWKVALDDAWDAAYGADGGAANTPLVVAGPAELTFTYDDASHRTAVTVAGLRAGYTDADADLVAEPARDAGAGEQFYFVMTDRFANADPSNDTGGLTGDRLTTGLDPTDKGFFHGGDLAGLRERLDYVEGLGTTAIWLTPSFLNRPVQGEGANASAGYHGYWVTDFTQIDPHLGTNAELKALIDDAHARGIDVYFDIITNHTADVIDYAEQEYSYVEQSAEPYRDAAGEAFDPAEFAGTGDFPALDPATSFPYTPVVDPADADLKVPGWLNDPTLYHNRGNSTWTGESVTYGDFDGLDDLMTEHPDVVEGFVDVYEAWVDLGIDGFRIDTVKHVDGEFWETFTAGIAEHAASVGNPEFFMFGEVYDADSAKTAPYVRDTDMNAVLDFSFQAAAANYAKGLSAAGLQALYASDDRYTTPTSNAQALPTFLGNHDMGRIGYAVKDAGSAQDRSGLAHSLMYLTRGQPVVYYGDEQGFVGAGTLGGKDKDARQSLFATQVGEYADQALLDGTTAGSVDRFGTDTALYGHIARLARLRAETPALTEGAQLERYAEGAVYAFSRVGDDDVEHLVATNNATAPATVTVDTLTPGATFTPLLATTGTATADAPPVTAGGDGTVQLTVPALGAVVLRADGPVAAGDGAITVTAPGAGAAVAGSAPVSADVADDVLATTSFAYRVVGSDDWTPLGTAETTTPRVFHDVDDLAPGTLVEYRAVREDAAGDRSAASTYASVGVAVDGVVPPTGPTDLVVTVPGSHNAAMGCAGDWQPDCEAARLEQVAGTVYAGTFTLPPGSYEYKVAIGGTWDESYGTPDGGNITYTVAGDAPQQVTFVYDHATHQVTSSAQGPLLTLPGSAQSELGCAADWDPACLAAVLIDGDGDGTATFTAQDLPAGTYEVKVAHGLSWAENYGAGGAPGGANIAFSAPGGEPVTFTYDLATHVLEIGTQDPALPGTGQSAAHWVEQDLLAWPASFVAAGTDPADLAFTLHGSADGSLEVVDGEVTGGEAHALAVDPDGLGADVLARFPALEGHLALRLEDADRATVERLLTGELLVRQAAADGTAQAVTGVQVPGVLDDLYADAAADRAYGTTWRKGAPALALWAPTAQDVDLLVWPADRRGAIDTSAEPTRVAAERQGDGAWTASGPKAWAGAAYLWEVTVYAPTTGAVEVNRVTDPYAVALTLNSTHGVLVDLDDPRYRPKEWEKAEQPVVRPVDQTIYELHVRDFSISDATVPERLRGTYGAFAVRSSDGRDHLRRLADAGLTTVHLLPTFDIASIEEDRSAQATPQCDLAALPPDSPEQQACVTAVAGQDAFNWGYDPWHWTVPEGSYAVDATGGARVAEFRSMVGALHADGLQVVLDQVFNHTAASGQDAKSVLDRVVPGYYHRLNATGQVETSTCCQNVATEHAMAEKMMVDSVVTWARDHKVDGFRFDLMGHHSRQTMERVRAALDELTPRRDGVDGRDVYLYGEGWNFGEVADNRLFEQATQGQLGGTGIGTFSDRLRDAVRGGGPFDEDPRLQGFGSGAYTDPNGAPVNGTQDEELARVRHQADLVRLGMAGNLRDYELLASDGTVRRGDQLDYNGQPAGYADSPEEVVTYVDAHDNETLFDNLYLKLPRDTPMADRVRMNTVSLATTALAQTPSFWHAGADLLRSKSLDRNSYDSGDWFNVLDWSGQTNGFARGLPPAADNEAKWPYQQPLLADPALVPTPQDIATASDAAADLLELRSSTRLFRLGSADLIEQKVTFPGSGPDADPGVVVMHVDDRTGYDRDARRWRTDVDRRLDGVLVVVNASDEPTTQTFGALAGRRYALSPVQQHGSDAVVRTTTWQRGSGTVTVPPRTVAVLVEAAPQLPPGLGGSFPGSLVDHVLDWWRGLFG